The Desulfonatronum lacustre DSM 10312 region TTGTCCACCTGGGGCTTGTCCAGTTGCGGCAGGAACTGCCGGGCGTAGGCCGATAGCGACTCCACGTAGCGGCGCTGCCCTTCGGCATAGATAATGTCGAAAGCCAGGGTGGACTTGCCCGAACCGGACGGCCCGCACACCACCACCAGCTTGTCCCGCGGAATGTCCAAAGACAGATTCTTCAGGTTATGCTGGCGGGCACCTTGGATATGAATAACGGATTCAGCCATAAGAGAATAAAAAAGGCCCGCGAGGGGCCTTGTTGGTAAAATTTATCGAGATCCACCGTCAAATGCCGTTTACAACGTCGCCATAAACTCATCTGAAGAAACTCCGGCCTGACGTAAAACCCCGGCAAGGGTTCCGGTCTTGATTTCCTTGTGCAACGGCACCACACAACCTCGGGCATCACGCCTTATGACCACATGGCTTCCAGACTGACGCATGACTTCAAACCCAAGGCGTCCAAGGGCCCGGACGACATCCGCGCCGGAAACGCGAGGCAATTTAGGCATTCACGGGTACGTTGAACGTCGTGACAAGTGGATGGCCATGAAGCGGAGAAGAAAACTCATCCAGATACAACGCCGTGGCTTCTTTCAGGTTCTCAATCGCCTCTTCCACGGTTTCTCCCTGAGTCGTCGTCCCTGTTTCCGGGTTGAGCGCAACATACCCACCCTCTTCGGCCGGTGTAAGCACCGCGGTCAGTTCCACTTCGTCCTCCTGGAGGAATCAAGTTTCAAGCCTTTGAAAAGATCACCCAAACGAGCGCTCGAACAACTCCGCCACGGCTTTCTTTCCGTTCTCTTCCAAAAACCGTGTCCCCGTCCCGGTAAAATGGATGTTTGCGATGGTCGGGGTGTCCTGGGAATGCCAGGCGGCTTGCTCCCAGCGGAACCAGCCGTTTTTGGCCTGGTCGAAGACAAAGAGCGGCTTGTTGCAGATTTTGGCGAACTCAGCGCCCCAGCCGGTACCGCCCTTGACCGTGCCGTCTTCCTGGATGCTGCCGATGACGTAGATTTCCATGCCGTTATTGACCTGATACCAGATGGTCTGCAGGACTTTGCGCATGATCGGCGCGTTGGAGTAGGTTCGGTTCAGCAGGCGGGAGACATAGGTCATGCTGACGTCCCCCCGGCGCAATTCCTCCTGGGTCAGGACCCGCATGCCCCGGGTCCGGGAGATCTGGTGGCCTTCAAAGGTGAAATTCACTTCCGCGACCCCAAACCGCTCAGCCATGGCCCCGAATTCCGCCTCCGCGCCCGTAGCGCCGCCACTGTACAGCGTGCAATCCCCTGCATTCAATTTCATAATATCTCCTTTTCATCCGGTAATTGAAGCATATTCATAAATCCGCACCAGCAGATCATCTCAAAACGCAAGATCCAGCAATACTCCGAAAAACAATAACGCCGCCACCACGCCGTTCAAGGTAAAAAACGACATATTCAGCCGGCTGAGGTCCCTGGGGGAGATGAGGCGATGTTCCCAGAACAGAACCGCGGCGACAATAGCCCAGGCCAACAGGTACACCCAGCCCAGGGATGCGGCAAGGCCGGCCAGCAGAAAAAACAGGGCCGCCTGGACGTGGCTGAACCCGGCCAGGGCAAAGGCCGTCTCCAGGCCGAAGGCGGCGGGAACGGAATGCAGGCCGTGGGATCGGTCGAACTCCACGTCCTGAGCCGCGTAAAAAATATCAAATCCGGCCACCCAGAACAGCACGCCGAAAAACAAAAGCACAGCCGGAAGCGCGAACTGGGGATCAACGGCGATCCATCCGGCCACGGGGGCCAGCCCCAGGACCGAGCCCAGAAAGAAATGGCACAACCAGGTGAAGCGCTTGGTCAGGCTGTAGGCCGCGGACCAGAGCAGGGCCGGGACGGCCAGGAGCAGGCACAGGGTGTTCAAGCCCGCACAGGCCAACACGAAAACCAGGGCCGTGCCCAGGGCGAAAAAAGACGTGAACCGGACGCTCAGCTCTCCGGTCACCAGTTGACGAGACTGGGTCCGGGGATTGAGGCGGTCGTAGCGCAGATCCAGAATGCGATTCATGGCCATGGCAAAGGAACGGACCATGACCATGGCTAAAGTCAGCAACAGAAACACCCGCCACCCCGGCCAGCCGCCGGCCGCCAGGAACGCGCCGGAGTAGGCGAACGGCAGGGCGAAAACCGAGTGTTCGATCTTGACCATGGCCAAGACCATCCGCAATCGATGCCAGAAGATGTTCATAATGATACGTTGAATGACATTTACCTGACGACAACCCGCATAAACCGCTTCTTCCCGACCTTCAGCACGTACTCTCCCGGCTCCAGAACCTGCTCGGGATCATGGAGCTTCTCGCCGTCCACGGTGCAGGCTCCCTGGCGGCAGAGGCGCTTGGCCTCGGCTCGGGACGGGCACAGGTCCGCCGCGTCCAAAATGGCCAGGAGCCGGCTTTCAGGGCCGTGAGTCGCCTGGAAAACATCCATGTCCTCGGGGTTTTCCTTTCTGGCGAAGACCCGCTCAAAGGCGTCCTGGGCGGCCCGTGCCTGTTCCGCGCCATGAAACCGGGTCGTCAGCTCCAGGGCCAGCTCGACCTTGGCCTGCTTGGGATGCAGCCGTCCCTGGTCCACGTCGTCGCGCAACCTGGCCACTTCGGCCAGGGAACTATCGGACAGAAGTTCGTAGTAGCGCCACATCAGCTGATCCGAGACGGACATCACCTTGCCGAACATATCTCCGGCCAGCTCCTCGATACCGATGTAATTACCCAGCGACTTGCTCATTTTCTGCACGCCGTCCAAACCTTCCAGGATCGGCACGGTCAGAATCACCTGGGGCTCCTGGCCGTAGTCGCGCTGCAACGTCCGCCCCATGAGCAGGTTGAACTTCTGATCCGTTCCGCCCAGTTCCACGTCCGCCCGCAGGGCCACGGAATCGTAGCCCTGAACCAGGGGATAGAGAAACTCGTGAACGGCGATGGGCTTGCCCGATGCGTAACGATTGGAAAAGTCCTCCCGCTCCAGCATCCGGGCCACGGTGTAGTGCGAGCAGAGCCGGACGAAATCCGCCGCGGTGAAGGCGTCCATCCAGTGCGAATTGAAGGCCACCGTGGTCCTGTCCGGATCGAGAATCTTGAACACTTGGCGCTTGTAAGTCTCGGCGTTGGCCAAGACAGCTTCCCGGGTCAGGGTCTTGCGGGTTTCGGACTTGCCCGAAGGGTCGCCGATCATGCCGGTGAAGTCCCCGATCAGGAAGATGACGTCATGGCCCTGATCCTGGAAATGCTTCAGCTTTTGAATCAGCACCGTGTGGCCCAAGTGGATGTCCGGGGCCGTGGGGTCGAATCCGGCCTTGACCCGCAGGGGCTTGCCCCGGCCGATCTTGGTCTTCAGTTCTTCCAGGTCGATGATCTCCACCGTGCCGCGTTGAATTTGCTCCAGCTCGGCCTTGGTCACCACCCTTTTAGAGCACTCTTCCTTGCAACTCATGTCATGGCTTTTCATTATTTGGCATACCCCACCGCCCGCCGCTCACGGATCACGGTAACCCGAATTTGTCCGGGGTAGGTCAGATTCTGCTCGATCTTCTTGGTCAGATCATTGCACAACAAAAACGTCTTGTCGTCGTCCACCAGATCCGACTCCACGACGACCCGCAGCTCGCGCCCGGCCTGAATGGCGAACGCCTTGGACACGCCTTCCATGCCCGTGGCCATGCCTTCCAGATCCTCCAAGCGCTTGACGTAATTTTCCAACAGCTCCTTGCGCGCCCCGGGTCGGGCCCCGGAAAGGCCGTCTGCCGCCTGTACCAATACGGCCATCACGCTCTTGGGCGGGACTTCCTCGTGGTGGGCGGCAATGGCGTGAACGATGTCCTTGCCTTCTCCGTACTTCTTGGCCAGATCCGCGCCGATGGTGGCATGAGGGCCTTCCACTTCATGGTCCACGGCCTTGCCGATATCGTGCAGCAGGCCGGCCCGCTTGGCCTTCTTCACGTCCAGGCCAAGTTCAGCGGCCATGATTCCGCAGACAAAGGCGACTTCCAAGGAATGTTGCAGAACGTTTTGGGAAAAACTGGTTCGATAGCGCAACTGCCCCAGCAAACGGATGATTTCCGGATGAATGCCGTGAACGCCCACGTCAAAGGTGGCTTGCTCGCCCCATTCCCGAAGCTTGACGTCTATTTCCTGCTCGACCTTGCGAACGATATCCTCAATGCGCGCCGGATGAATTCGTCCGTCGCTGATCAGCCGTTCCAGGGACTGCTTGGCCACCTCGCGGCGCAAGGGGCTGTAGGCCGAAAGAATCACGGTTTCCGGTGTATCGTCAATGATCAAGTCCACGCCCGTGGCCGCCTCCAGGGCGCGGATATTGCGTCCTTCCCGCCCGATGATTCGGCCCTTCATGTCCTCGCTGGGCAACGCCACGGAAGAAACGGTTTGTTCGGTGACGAACTCCCCGGCATAGCGTTGAATGGCCGTGGCCAGAATTTCCTTGGCCTTGCGGTCGGCATTTTCCCTGGTTTCGCTTTCAAGCTGGCGCAATGTCTTGGCCGATTCGTGTCGGGCCTGGCTCTCGATCTCTTCCATCAGCCGCTTCTTGGCCTCCTCGACGGTCAATCCGGAAATTTCCTCCAACCGTTTTTGCTGCGACAAGGTCATCTCCGCCAGCCGTTCTTCCTGGACCGCGAAATCCCGTTCCCGCTGAATGAGATTTTTTTCCAGGAGAACAACCTCGCTCTCCTTCTGAGAGGCCTTTTCCAGCTTTTGCTCCAGCCGTTCTTCCTTTTCCTGCAACCGGGTTTCCTGTTTTTTCAGTTCGCTTTCCCGGTCCCGGTGTTCCTGTTCCTGCTCCTTCTTGCGCCGAAATATCTCGTCCTGGGCTTGCAGAAGGAGCTCCTTCTTTTGGACTTGCGCCTCTTTGCGGGCCTCCTCCAGAATCTTCCCGGCCAGTTCCTCGGCTTCCTTGACCTTGGTCCCGGAGATGTGCCGCAGGGCCAGATGGACCACGGCACCTCCGGCCAGCAGGCCGAAAAGCAGTATAAAAACACTCTCTATCGACATGGGATTCTCCCCTTTTCCAAATCATCTCGCCCATTCCAGCAATGGGCCGCACAAACGCTGTCGCACCCGCCATCAAAGGAACGAAATCGCCTGCATGCAGAGGTCGCCACGGGCGTGGCGTCATATGGGTCGGGGGATATAAAAAAGCCGAAACCGGGTGTTTCGGGGGAGGCTGGAAGGACGTGAACGGCGACGGACCGAGGACTGTGTTGAACGGAGAAATATCGAAAAAAACAACAGGCTTGTGTATCGATAAAACCCCGGAAAGCCGTGTCATGAGCTTCTTTGAACCTTGCTTTGCAAGGTGGGCGCCACTGTCCGGACTTTAGGCTCCCCAGATGACTGGGTCTGCGCACCGCCCGGTTGGAAGCGGCTCCCGTTGGGACTATATTGGCTCAAAAAAGTACTCGATGATCACGAACCTTCCAGGGGATTGAATTATTCCGACTGTGTATCAATATTATTCCCGGCAGTATCGTCTTGTTCCATCCGGTGAAGCAATTTTTCCAGCTTTGTCTCCAACTGCCCCAATTTTTTGCATGTCAGGAGATAATCATCCGCTAGACCCAGCGCTAAAAACGCCAGGAGTTTTTCCCTGCTCATATGTTTGCCCTGTGTTTTCAGCACGGCGAACCGCTCTTCGATCTCCTTTCTGGCGGCAACGACCTGGGCTTGATCCGCATCAGCCTTGAAGGCCAATTCAAACCCCAAGACTGATATGGTATGACTGGGCATGAGCAGATTAAATAGCCGCTTCTTGAATTTTCTTCAAGAGGTTGTCAATCCGACTCAAAACTTCCTGTTTCTGATTTTTTTCCGCCTCCAGCTCTTCCCGGAGGCGAAGATTTTCATCTTCAACGGTTTGAATCCGTTGCAACAGTCGGTCAATTTTCTCTTCGAACTGAGTGAGTATGTCCATGCGTTTCACATATCCTGGAAAGACAGAAATGATCAAGAAATAATTTAACCTGGATGTTCTTTGATTTGAGCGCCGGCTATTCCGGCTTCCGTCTGGCGAAGCACTGCTGCTTCCCGCGGGCCACGGCCAAGGAGGCGTCAGGTACGTCCTTGGTGATCACCGAGCCCGCTCCCACCAGGGCGTCAGCTCCGATCCTGACCGGGGCCACCAGCGCGGAGTTGCTGCCGATAAACGCCCTGGGGCCGATTTCGGTGCGGTGCTTGCGTTTCCCGTCGTAATTGCAGGTGATGGTCCCGGCACCGATGTTGACGTCTTCTCCGATCTCGGCATCTCCGAGATACGTCAAATGACTGGCCTTGGCATTCTTTCCCAGCCTGGCCTTTTTCATCTCCACGAAATTTCCGATTCGTGCACCCGCTTCCAAAACCGCATCTGGTCGCAAACGGGCATACGGCCCTACGACGCAGCCCTCTCCCACGGAGGCCCCCTCAAGATGTGAAAAAGAACGAACGACGCTTCCGGAGCCGATACGCGAATTCTTGAGCCAGGTATGGGATTCCAGGACCGCCCCTCGGCGGACATGCGCGGCTCCATACATCTCGCAAGGGCCGAAAATCTCCACCCCGGGCTCCACGACGACCCTCGGCCCGATGCTCACGGAATCAGGCAAATGGATCGTCACGCCGCCTTGCAGCAAGGCCTGAGCAATTCGCCGACGTAACGCATCCTCGGATGCGACCAATTCCAAGGGACTGTTCACGCCCATGCAGGCCAAGGGGTCTCCGGCGGCCAGAGTCCCCACCCGCAAACCACCGCGCACCGCAAGGTCCACGAGATCGGTCAGATAGTATTCGCCCTGTTTGTTGTCGGCTGAAATTTTGGAAAGCAGCGGTCCCATGGTTGCAACCCGCAACAAGTAAATCCCGGCGTTGATTTCGCCGGTGGGCTCTCCGTGGCGCTTCGGGTCAAAATCCTTGGCTTCGATGATGCCGCGAACCGACCCGGCGGCATCGCGCACAACCCGCCCGTAGGACAACGGGTCGTCCAGGGTTGTCGTCACGAAGGCCAGATCAACCCCGTCATGCATCATGGCCGCGCAGAACCGTTCAAGCATCACACCGTCGATCAACGGCGTATCTCCGTTGATCACGAGACACCAGCGGACATTCCCGGCCAAAATTTCGGACCAAGCCGAGAGCACGGCATGTCCTGTGCCCAGTTGCTCTTTCTGCAGGATGAACCGCTCACCCGGAAACTGCTTCCGGACCAAGTCCGCGCCGTGACCGATGATCGTGTACGCACCCTCGCCCGCTAAAGGCCTGACGGCCTCCAAGACATACCACAGCATGGGTTCACCCAGCAGCGTGTGCAACACTTTGGGCTTGTCGGAATGCATCCGCGTCCCTTTGCCCGCCGCTAAAACCAAGGCTGAAAGTGATTGAACCGCTTGCATAATCATCCTCGTTGGCTCACAGAGCGTGGTCGCTGCAGGTCAAACCACGCGCCCTCTAAATGGCGCCGTCTCCCACGATTTCTCCAAAAGCAAAATAGCGGCTGAACCCAGCCGTTTTCCTCACCTCTTCTTACACGTGAGGTTGGCATCAGGCAACCGAGCAAACAGGTGTGGCGGATCAAGTGGATGCGCCCTACCGGGGCGCACCTCCCAAAAAAAGCGGCCCCCCGTATAGGAGGCCGCTTCGGCGTTCGGAAAGGATGACGAAACCGGCCCGGCAAAGCCTCCGGCTCACGCATCGTTCTTCCAGCGAGGCTCGGCTAGCTGCGGGCTGTCTTGCCTTCGTCGTCGGAATCCATGTCCTGGACTTCCGGCATTTCGATCACCGGACCGCTGACCGCGAGCGACGATCCTTCATTTTCGGCGTCCTGTTCCGGTTCATCCGAGGAAATACTCATCTCCTGGGGAACCTCCCGGTACCAGGCCAGCTCCATCTCGAATTTTTCCTTCCCTTTTTTCGCGGTAGCCTTGACCTCCACGTCCACCATCTTGTCCGGGCAAAGGGTCACGAACTGCTCGCCCTGTTGGACGCAGATTTTGCCCTCCTTCAAGGAATTCGCCAGATCCTCCAGATAGGTCACCACCTGGTTGACGTCCATCACGCCTTTCAACTTCACTTCTTTTTTCGACATGGCCGGCTCCTCTGATTGTTGGTTGTTGTTCCATTTCCCTGCAAGGGAGAAGTATATCCGGTGGTTTCAACCACCGGATTGAGGCATATCATTGGCTTGAGTCCTGAAAAAAAGACATCGCATGCCGAAAATAAGTGTCGCTGCAGTCTTTCAAGTAATCAGATCAGGGACAACAAGCTCCGAATCACCCTGTCTCCGTCCAGGAGGGCTGCCGAGGACGCGCCGGGGTCGCTTCCGGCCAGCGGGATGCGTAAAACATCGACCCCCAGATCCCGCACGGCGGCCACGTCCACGGGCTGAGCGTAGCTCTCGTCGCGGGAGTCCAGGAGTACGAGGTTCAGCAGCCGCTCCACGGGCAGGTCGGCCACGCAGCTTCGGCGCAGGTAATGCAACAGGGCAGCGGTGTTGTCCGCCAGGGTCATCCCGAACTGTTCCGGGTCCATCCCGGCATTGGGCACGTAGACCTTGGGGCAGTCGTTCTCGGCGATGGCCTGCCCTACGCCGTCAGGCAGCAGGTTGGCGATCAGGCTGGAATAGAAGCTGCCCATGGGAAAGCAGATCAGATCGGCCTGACGGATCAGGTTGCGCACCTTCTCGCGGATGGCCACCCGAACCGGCTCGCCCCGCGTATCTCCGGAACGAATGCAAACCCGCTTGACCCTGGAGGTGATGGGCGGTGCTTCCTTGCCCGTGAGCAAATGCTGGCCGACGATGATCTCACCGTTTTCCAGTTCCGCGGCCAGGTGCAGATAACGGTTCATGGTCGGCCGGACCACGCCGCGAACCTCGGCCAACTTGGAAAACAGAAAGACCACCGAGTCGATGCGCCGTTGGCTGGTCAGGTAGCCGGCGGCCAGGATCAGGTTTCCGATGCTGGCCCCGCGCAGATCGAAATCCTCCGGCATCTTTTCCTGGAAAATACGCAGATAATTGCGGACGATCTTGCGCATCGGGTCCGGGATGCGCCGTACCAGAGCGCCCCGGCCCGCAACCAGCCGTTCCAGGCTGTAACGCAGTTCCTCCGGGGCGGCGCTTTTGGCCAGCCGGTGGGCGAACAGCTCCCGGACTTCCGGGTTGCCCTTCACGCTCTGGTCCGCCAGGGCCATCAACCTGCTGCGCAGATCCCCCACCGCGGGCATCCGGAAAGCTTCCCGCAACTTGGCCGAACTGCCCCCGGAATCCAGGGGCGTGACAAGATGAATGGAATTGTGCGTGTAGCGAACCAGCTCCCGACTCAAGGGGTTCAATGCCGTGCCGCCGCTGAAAAACAGCACCCGCGGTCCCAGCTCCGGCGCCTTCAGGTACCGGGCCAGGCGCAGCTCGTCAGGAATCAGCGCGGTTCGGGAGATACGGATGTGTTGCACTGGTGAACTCCCTCCTCACCCCTCTCCCTGCTGCCCCAGATAGTGGACGCAGGCATCGGCCACATGGTCGAAGTCCACTCCGCCCCGGGCCTCGAATACCGTGCATTTTTTAAACATATCCAGATAGCTCTCAGGCTGGAAACGGTATGCGACGTCGGGCCGGGAGAGGAAGAACAGGCCCGGGGATTTGATCACCGTGTCCAGCAGTTCCGGGCGTTGGGCCAGATCCACCAGTTCCAGGGAGGTGCGGGGATATTTGGGTTTCCAGTTCAGGATCACCAAGCCGACCATCCGGGCGGAGTCGAGAAATTTGCCCTGGCCGAAGCATTCATCCAGATAGACGTCGTGCTTGTGCTCGAGGTTCCACAGCTCGTCCGGCTCCATCCGGGCGTACGCTTCCTTCTGGGAAGCGTCCAAAAGTCCGGACAGAGAGGGGTTGCCCAGAATCGTTCCCGGATTGACACGGGGAAGCTTGGCCACGCCGTGCATGATCGGGCCGCCCTGAAGCGGATCCAATCCGGCGTCCTGGATCAACAGTCTATCATTGCTGACGAAGTCCAGGCCGCGGCGCATGATATGCAGGGCCAGAGTGGACTTGCCCATCCCGGAAAAACCGGCCAGGGCCAGACCGTTGCCGTTCAGGGAAACCCCGGCCGCATGGCAGAGCAGGCTGTTTCGATCCAGCATCCACTGGATGAAGCGGCTGTTGATGAAGTTGATCACCTGGTTGTCGTTGGCCAGGCAGGGGCCGACCGCCAGATGCGTTTCCCGGTCGAAATAAAAGAGCATCCCGGTGAGGCGCTTGCGGACGAACCGCCCCTCTCCATCCTCAAAGGGCAGATCCTGATACTCTTCCTTGATCTTGGTCTTGCCCGGATCAGGCTGCTTGGCCATCCACGGCAGGCCTGGATTCCAAACATCCGTCTCCAGGGCGGTCACGGTCATGTCCGGAGCATCGCCGCTTCCGAAGTCCTTGCCCCGGTCCAGAAAATCCCTGTAGTAGCGCGTAAGGTTCGTGACCAACGCGGGATTGTTCGCCCTCACGGCGATCCGGCAGTCTCCGAAGCGCAGCCGCAGCGACGCCCAGGCGTCTATTCCGGCATCGACTTCGGCGATTCGTTCCAGGAGTTCGACGCGGAGGCTTTCAGCCGGAACAGTGCTCATGATTGCACCCGATTCAGGACGTGCTCCGCAAAATGCACCGAGGCATCCAGGCCCCGGGCCTCAAGCAGGCCGCGAAAACCGCCGAAGGCCGAAACTTCGAAGATCATCGGTCCGTCCTTGGATTCCATCACGTCCACGCAGGTGAAGTCCAGCTTGAACAGGTTCTGGGCCGTCCAGGCCAGATCGATGACCTCCTTGCCCGGCTCATAGCCCGCGTACTTGCCTCCGCTGGACGTGGACGTGTTCCAGGCCCCGGAACTCTGCCGGGCATACGTCCCGAAATACTCTCCCCCCAGGAAGACGATGCCTAGATCCTTGCCCGGCGTTTCCAACATTTTCTGGATGTACATCACGGGATTGCCCTGTTGTTGAAAGCGAATGATCCGCTCCCGGCATGAGGGGTCGGCCTGGATCACCTCCATGCCCCGGGCCTTGGAGGTGTAGAGCGGTTTGAAAACGGCCCTCCCGTATGTTTCCACGGCCTCCACCGCGGCTTCCACGTCCTCGGTGATGGTGGTCGGCGGCATGGGCATGTTTCCGGCCCGCAGGATCACGGTGCAGCTCAGACGATTGAGGGCCGAGAGGATGGCGGTCGGGTTGGAGAAGATGGGCGTCCCGTTCCGGGCCAGCAGCTCCAAAAGGCTCAAACGGTCTTGCATGTCCGGCGAATAGACCGGGCCGATCTTCTTCACGGTCAAGGCGTCGAAGGTCGACAGATCTTCACCGTTGAACCACATCCGTCCGCTGTCCAGGTCCATATGCACCCCGGCCATGTCCACGACGCGGCGAAAACCGGTCCTGGCCTCAAAAGCGTCGGCCAGCTTCTCCGTAGACCAACTCCCGGGATTGCCGATGACCGCTATCCGTTGCATGCGTCTTTCCTTTTGCTTCTGATGGAGTTTCGGGTTCGGAACCACCGGCCCAGGTCAATAATACCGATACCGCAGGATGTGATCCGGCACCTTGAATGTCTCCCAGGGCTTGCCGCGATGGGCCAGGACCAGTTCGGCGAGATAAATTCCCCTGACGAACATGCTCGCAGCGAATTCCTCGTTCAATTCGAACCGGGTCGAGGTGATGAAGGAACGGATCAAGCCCAGAGCGAGGCG contains the following coding sequences:
- a CDS encoding type II toxin-antitoxin system HicA family toxin — its product is MPKLPRVSGADVVRALGRLGFEVMRQSGSHVVIRRDARGCVVPLHKEIKTGTLAGVLRQAGVSSDEFMATL
- a CDS encoding type II toxin-antitoxin system HicB family antitoxin; translated protein: MELTAVLTPAEEGGYVALNPETGTTTQGETVEEAIENLKEATALYLDEFSSPLHGHPLVTTFNVPVNA
- a CDS encoding 4-hydroxybenzoate octaprenyltransferase, with translation MNIFWHRLRMVLAMVKIEHSVFALPFAYSGAFLAAGGWPGWRVFLLLTLAMVMVRSFAMAMNRILDLRYDRLNPRTQSRQLVTGELSVRFTSFFALGTALVFVLACAGLNTLCLLLAVPALLWSAAYSLTKRFTWLCHFFLGSVLGLAPVAGWIAVDPQFALPAVLLFFGVLFWVAGFDIFYAAQDVEFDRSHGLHSVPAAFGLETAFALAGFSHVQAALFFLLAGLAASLGWVYLLAWAIVAAVLFWEHRLISPRDLSRLNMSFFTLNGVVAALLFFGVLLDLAF
- the tyrS gene encoding tyrosine--tRNA ligase — protein: MSCKEECSKRVVTKAELEQIQRGTVEIIDLEELKTKIGRGKPLRVKAGFDPTAPDIHLGHTVLIQKLKHFQDQGHDVIFLIGDFTGMIGDPSGKSETRKTLTREAVLANAETYKRQVFKILDPDRTTVAFNSHWMDAFTAADFVRLCSHYTVARMLEREDFSNRYASGKPIAVHEFLYPLVQGYDSVALRADVELGGTDQKFNLLMGRTLQRDYGQEPQVILTVPILEGLDGVQKMSKSLGNYIGIEELAGDMFGKVMSVSDQLMWRYYELLSDSSLAEVARLRDDVDQGRLHPKQAKVELALELTTRFHGAEQARAAQDAFERVFARKENPEDMDVFQATHGPESRLLAILDAADLCPSRAEAKRLCRQGACTVDGEKLHDPEQVLEPGEYVLKVGKKRFMRVVVR
- the rny gene encoding ribonuclease Y, with translation MSIESVFILLFGLLAGGAVVHLALRHISGTKVKEAEELAGKILEEARKEAQVQKKELLLQAQDEIFRRKKEQEQEHRDRESELKKQETRLQEKEERLEQKLEKASQKESEVVLLEKNLIQRERDFAVQEERLAEMTLSQQKRLEEISGLTVEEAKKRLMEEIESQARHESAKTLRQLESETRENADRKAKEILATAIQRYAGEFVTEQTVSSVALPSEDMKGRIIGREGRNIRALEAATGVDLIIDDTPETVILSAYSPLRREVAKQSLERLISDGRIHPARIEDIVRKVEQEIDVKLREWGEQATFDVGVHGIHPEIIRLLGQLRYRTSFSQNVLQHSLEVAFVCGIMAAELGLDVKKAKRAGLLHDIGKAVDHEVEGPHATIGADLAKKYGEGKDIVHAIAAHHEEVPPKSVMAVLVQAADGLSGARPGARKELLENYVKRLEDLEGMATGMEGVSKAFAIQAGRELRVVVESDLVDDDKTFLLCNDLTKKIEQNLTYPGQIRVTVIRERRAVGYAK
- the zapA gene encoding cell division protein ZapA is translated as MPSHTISVLGFELAFKADADQAQVVAARKEIEERFAVLKTQGKHMSREKLLAFLALGLADDYLLTCKKLGQLETKLEKLLHRMEQDDTAGNNIDTQSE
- the glmU gene encoding bifunctional UDP-N-acetylglucosamine diphosphorylase/glucosamine-1-phosphate N-acetyltransferase GlmU; the protein is MQAVQSLSALVLAAGKGTRMHSDKPKVLHTLLGEPMLWYVLEAVRPLAGEGAYTIIGHGADLVRKQFPGERFILQKEQLGTGHAVLSAWSEILAGNVRWCLVINGDTPLIDGVMLERFCAAMMHDGVDLAFVTTTLDDPLSYGRVVRDAAGSVRGIIEAKDFDPKRHGEPTGEINAGIYLLRVATMGPLLSKISADNKQGEYYLTDLVDLAVRGGLRVGTLAAGDPLACMGVNSPLELVASEDALRRRIAQALLQGGVTIHLPDSVSIGPRVVVEPGVEIFGPCEMYGAAHVRRGAVLESHTWLKNSRIGSGSVVRSFSHLEGASVGEGCVVGPYARLRPDAVLEAGARIGNFVEMKKARLGKNAKASHLTYLGDAEIGEDVNIGAGTITCNYDGKRKHRTEIGPRAFIGSNSALVAPVRIGADALVGAGSVITKDVPDASLAVARGKQQCFARRKPE
- a CDS encoding amphi-Trp domain-containing protein codes for the protein MSKKEVKLKGVMDVNQVVTYLEDLANSLKEGKICVQQGEQFVTLCPDKMVDVEVKATAKKGKEKFEMELAWYREVPQEMSISSDEPEQDAENEGSSLAVSGPVIEMPEVQDMDSDDEGKTARS
- a CDS encoding GAK system CofD-like protein, translating into MQHIRISRTALIPDELRLARYLKAPELGPRVLFFSGGTALNPLSRELVRYTHNSIHLVTPLDSGGSSAKLREAFRMPAVGDLRSRLMALADQSVKGNPEVRELFAHRLAKSAAPEELRYSLERLVAGRGALVRRIPDPMRKIVRNYLRIFQEKMPEDFDLRGASIGNLILAAGYLTSQRRIDSVVFLFSKLAEVRGVVRPTMNRYLHLAAELENGEIIVGQHLLTGKEAPPITSRVKRVCIRSGDTRGEPVRVAIREKVRNLIRQADLICFPMGSFYSSLIANLLPDGVGQAIAENDCPKVYVPNAGMDPEQFGMTLADNTAALLHYLRRSCVADLPVERLLNLVLLDSRDESYAQPVDVAAVRDLGVDVLRIPLAGSDPGASSAALLDGDRVIRSLLSLI
- a CDS encoding HprK-related kinase B; the encoded protein is MSTVPAESLRVELLERIAEVDAGIDAWASLRLRFGDCRIAVRANNPALVTNLTRYYRDFLDRGKDFGSGDAPDMTVTALETDVWNPGLPWMAKQPDPGKTKIKEEYQDLPFEDGEGRFVRKRLTGMLFYFDRETHLAVGPCLANDNQVINFINSRFIQWMLDRNSLLCHAAGVSLNGNGLALAGFSGMGKSTLALHIMRRGLDFVSNDRLLIQDAGLDPLQGGPIMHGVAKLPRVNPGTILGNPSLSGLLDASQKEAYARMEPDELWNLEHKHDVYLDECFGQGKFLDSARMVGLVILNWKPKYPRTSLELVDLAQRPELLDTVIKSPGLFFLSRPDVAYRFQPESYLDMFKKCTVFEARGGVDFDHVADACVHYLGQQGEG
- a CDS encoding GAK system ATP-grasp enzyme, coding for MQRIAVIGNPGSWSTEKLADAFEARTGFRRVVDMAGVHMDLDSGRMWFNGEDLSTFDALTVKKIGPVYSPDMQDRLSLLELLARNGTPIFSNPTAILSALNRLSCTVILRAGNMPMPPTTITEDVEAAVEAVETYGRAVFKPLYTSKARGMEVIQADPSCRERIIRFQQQGNPVMYIQKMLETPGKDLGIVFLGGEYFGTYARQSSGAWNTSTSSGGKYAGYEPGKEVIDLAWTAQNLFKLDFTCVDVMESKDGPMIFEVSAFGGFRGLLEARGLDASVHFAEHVLNRVQS